From the Ignavibacteria bacterium genome, the window AAGTGTCGTTCAACCTTGTTGACCATCTCCGCAGCACCTTTGAGTTCCACTTCCTGTCCGTCACGGAGCACAACCATGGACAGTGTGTCTCCCACCTTGGAGGTTCGGAACTTCTCCAAAGTGGCACGACCGGTCTCTGATTGGAATGCCTCTTGCAACGTCATTCCCTCTACAGTAACAATGCGATCGCCATCTACGATCTTCATCGGGTTTACTGGATCAGTTACGCTGAGTACGAGCCCAGGCTTTCCGTCAAACATTTTGAAGTCGCCCTTAAATCCAAAGCCCGGAGCTTTGGAGACTTTTTCTGCCGTATAGTCCCATCCGATGAGTGCAAGGATATCCTTGATCGGTGGACGTTCCGTGCCCTTGATGTATCTGTCGCAGTACTCGCGAACCTTGGCGTTTGTAACACGTTCGATGAGTGTAAAGAGAGAGTCATCTTGGAAGGGGCGAGCCGGACCGTAATCCTGCATGAGACGATAGATCACGTCCAAGAGGCCCATGGAGCCCCCTGACGATTCTCTGATCACGATATCGAGCAAGAAGGCATTTACGGCACCGTACGTATAGACGATAGGGTAGAGCTGTTGTCCCTTTGTTGAGAGCACATCGCGAGAGAATTCTGTGAAGGAGAAGTCCTTACCAAGTCTGTCCATGTCCTTGAGTTTGCCTTCAATATCCTTGCGGAATGCATTCTCCTTGATTGTAGAATCATGCAAGGGGGCGAGGGTGGAGAAGTACTCAGTTGTGCCTTCATAGAGCCAGAGATGCTGCGACATCTTAGGAGCGCGGAAGTCAAAGTAGTCGATCTCTTCGCTGTGAAGGTTGAGCGGCACGAGGATATGGAGGAACTCGTGGACAGCAACTTCTCCAAGCCCGATTGGTCGCTTTTGGAAACCAAGGAAGTAGAACGAGCTATAGCCGTGTTCCAGAGCGCCCATGCCGCCCGGGTTGGCAACCTTGGTACGATCACCTTTCCACAGATAGAGCAAGAACGCATAATGATTCACCGGCATCGTTGGAAGAAGCTTGCCGATGGTCTTGGTCAGGCGAGCAAGTTCCTTTGCATAGGCGGGAGCTACGGTGTCACGTCCGGCATGAGCACAATGGACAAGCACGCGAACTCCCTCCACCATGAACGTTGCGGTGTCTGGCAGGGAGTACATCACTGGACTATCCACCAGCTGATCATACGTGTCGGCCAGATACGTATCGAGCGTATCAGAGATCCGAGCGATGTTGATCGCAGAGCCACCAAAGAGATGTTTCGGATGTTTGATGTTCACTTGAAACGGCACGTGTTGTTTGCCATCAACGAAGCAGACGATGCCGCCGTGATTCAAAACAAAGATGCTGTCGGCCTCAAAGTCTGTTCCTGCGGGCGCGAACACATCAATGCCACTGGTGGTATCATCGAACGAATCATCCAGTTCATACGAGATGAATCGCAAGTTGCGAGCGTTCTCCACAACGAATTGAGAGTCGACCGAACGTCGAACCGTAAGATCCTTGAGTGATGAATCCAGAGCGCGGAAGTTCCGCACGAGCTTCCACCACTTGTGCTCTTCGTAGGTGCCAGGCACCGTGACAGGGAAGATCACAAGGGCCGTATCGGCATTAACACGCGGCGGCCACATGGAGATCCGAATGCGATCTTCAAAGACGTTCGCGAGGTCCACGTCAACGCGATACCGTGGTTCTTGGGCTTGTACGGCTACACCGACAAGGAGGAGAAAGGCGAGGAGGGTTGTGCGCATAAGTAACAAAACTATGGACAAAGAAGAAAACCTATGCGTGTTAGCGAGGTAGAAGTTGCGCTTCACTGATACATTTTTTTCGGATGAGGCGTAGTTTACTGATATGCCCTCCAGAACCACCGATTCAGAGCGGTTTACAGAACTCCTTTCCCGGGCCGAAGTGCACGAGGAAACGGCCATTCAGAGCCTTGCAGCAGCTGTGGCTCTGGCCAGAGATAGAATGAAGGGGGCTCAGCGCGATCGATCACTCTGGCGGACACATTGGATACGTGCTGCTCTCCGGCTTGCAGAACTACTGGAACGCAAAGAGTCGGCACGTGAAGCACTTGAGGTGTTGCAACCGCTCATCCATGAACTGGATGCCTGCGATGATGCCGACCTGGTTATGCGGACCAAACAAGAATTGGGTCGATATCTGATGATCCGGGGAGATCTCGATATTGCCATGGATCTTCTCCAACAGGCATTGCGAGATGCCGAGGTACTAAATAATACAGCTGTAGCCTCCGCTGCTTCGGGCAACATCGGCATGGTGTTCTTCAACCACGGCGAGTTCGATGACGCGCTGGTATGGTTCAATAAGACCGTTGTGTTGATGCGTCAACGCGGAGACAAGGCTCGGACCGCCCTTGCCCTGCGCAGTGTTGGAATGACGCATAGCAAGAAGAAAAGCTATTCCAAGGCATTGAAGTCCTACGCAGACGCATTGAAGGAACTCAACTCGAGTACCGAGGATAACATCGACTCGCGGATAGAAATCCAGATCCGGGAGTCCATTGGCGTTGATCAACTGAACCTTGCTGATGCAACGCAGAAAGCCACGCACTATCAAGCGGCGATAGAGGCATTTTTAGAGTGCCTTGAGCTTGCCAGACGCAATGGGCTTGACGTTTCACGTGCGGTGGCATTACGAAATCTCGGCCAGGTCTATGCAGAGACTGACTATGCCGAACATGACATCCACAAAGCCATCGCGTTGTTTGAAGAGGCACGGCAGATCATTGAACCAAAGTCGATCCATACACTTCACTATCAGATCAACAGAGAGCTTGCATTCGCCTATGAGGCGGTAGGAGACGCCGCCCAAGCACTTGAAGCCTACAAGCGCTACCACTCTTCTGAAAGGGCCGTCATTGACCTCGACTCTGCCTCAAAGTTGCGCTCGATCGAAGAACGTCACCGTTTTGAACGATCGCAGGAAGAGTTGCGAAGAGAACAAGAGCGCTCACTTGAGCTCGAGGCTGAAGCCCGCAAGCGCACCGCGGAACTCTCTCACCTTACTCTAGCCATTGGTGAGACTAATGCTCGTTTGCGCGATCTCTCAAGCAGGATTCGGGTACAAGCACGTATCGCCGATCAACCAACAAAGCAACTCTTCCTAAATATCATTCAGGACATCGACGCTTCACTCGGCACTGAGATCTTCTGGAGTGGAATCGAAGAACAACTATCCAACCTCCATGGTGAGTCGCTTCAGTACCTGTCTAAACATTTTCCTTCCCTTACCCCTACCGAACGCAAGGTCTGCGCCCTCATTCGGATAGACCTTTCCTCCAAGGAGATCGCCAGACTGCTCAATACGGAACCACGTTCAATAGAAAAGTACCGCCAACGCATCCGCAAGAAACTCGGCCTCACCGCATCCGACTCGCTGTCCACATTCATTTCGTCTTTATAGTCATACCGTCATACCGTCATACCGTCATTTAGTCAGTTAGTCACTTAGTCATTTCTTTGTCCGGCTTTTGTCCGGGTGCGCCGCATTACTGCAAGTGCAAGATTCGCCTCCGAAATCACAAACACCCGGAGGGGACGATGAGTATCATTGGGAGAATTTGTTTGACACTCCTGCTTGCTACGTCAGTAATGGCCGGCACAGCACAAGCGGGAGAACTTGCAGTGCCATCGAAAAGATGGAGTTCGCAGGCTATCGTGGGGCGCCAGATGGTCCTGCGGTTTCTACTCACGAACAGGAATTCGGTATATGCACTTGGTCCGGTCCAGTGGACCATCACTGTGCGGTATCTGCTCACACAGGCCATCATGTTCCAATTGGCCGGGTCAACCTTTGTTGGGGCGGGCCAGAGTTTAGAGGCAATCCCTGAACTAGCATGGACTCCAACAATGGAGGGGGCTCACCAGGTCACGATTGAGGCAAACAGCGAGGCGAACATCACTGGTCCACAAACGCTCATGGTCAATGAAACCGTGCTCGCTTCTACGGATTGCACCACTCGCCCGGCTCTCTCACCTGGTAACTTGCTTATTGCAACCTCTAGTGGAAGTATCACTTACACAGCTCCAAAAGGATGTTGCTACAAGGTCATGCCGTTCATGAACTCCGAGACATTCTGGGACATGACGCCGGATACGGAGCAGACCATCTCAGACGGCCAGTCTGTAACATTCACCATGACGGTCAAAGGCAATCAGCCGATGGCCACTGCTGTTGGCTTTGCGTGGCGAGAATGTGAAAAGGGAACGCCAAAGGGTCATGACTACATTGTTGTTTCACCGCGCATGCCCCCTTCAAACGGCGATACGGTGAACGGAACAGACGGACCACATATCTGGACGTCGACCTTTGGGGACCCTGTATCGCCCCGTACCGGGACCTTTGTTTTGCGAGAAGATCCAGATCTAGATTTTGGAGTTGGTCCTTTGCGCTTTGAGCGTTTGTATGATGGAATGGGCATCACCTCTGGTTTTATCTCAAACCTCGGCTTCAACTGGACTCATACCTACGATGCTTCTGTGGTCGTTACGCCCACGGAACACTTGGTCCAGCTGCCTGGGTTTGAAAGAGCGGCGTTCACAAAGGTCGGCAGTACCTACACACTGCGATCCATGAGTACCAATGTTCTCACACTACAAGACCATCAGGGCGGATGGCTCCTTACAGATGCCACACGTTTAACGCAGTACACGTTCAACGCCCAAGGGATGTTAACAAAGATCGACGATGGTGCTATGCCCGTGTATGTCGTATGGAATGGCTCGTCACTTGCTCGTGTAACAGATTCGCTTGGCCATGTGATCACGTTCACAACAAACGACCAAGGTCGCATTATCACGGCATCGAATGGAACGCTGACATGTACCTATGCGTATTCAACCGCCCAGGAACTCGCTTCCGTAACGAGTAGCAATGGTTTTGCTACAACGTATGCGTATGGAGCAATACCCGGACAGATCACGTCCGTGGATCGCGGTGCAGGTGTTGTTGAAGTAAGCAACACGTATGATGCTAGCGGACGTATCACAGCACAGACCGATGCAGAAGGTCGTGCCTCCACGTACACCTACAGCAGCTCTTCATCACGCTACGTGGATGGAGCAGGTGTTGCGGAAGATCATACATGGAATATGCGTGGGCAGGTAACATCCATTGGCACGGGCACAACTGCGATGCGTTTTACCTACAACGTCAACAATAGACCATCAATGATCATATCAGCAGGGGGCGATACAACACTCTTTACGTGGCACGAAAGCGGTAGACCAGCCAGTATCAGACATGGAGCTGGCGGAGTGGAGCGGTGGGAGTACCGTCAGCGACAATGGAACGGTGCCACTGTCTGGGACTGCACAACACATATCGATGAAGTAGGACGACGGATTACCTTCGAACGTGATGGCCGAGGCTGGTTAACCGGTATTGGTGGAGCTACTCGCCCCTTTACCTATACGCGAGACACACAAACCGGACTCATCACTGAGGCTCGTTCTATGTCGGCAACTACCATGTACACGTACGATGCGAGCGGCCACATCACCTCAATGCGCAATGCACTTGGAGCCACAACAACGTTTATCACCAATGGTAGAGGCGATGTCACAAAGATCTCGTACCCCGATACCTCCAGTGTTTCATTTGAGTACGATGCTCACGGGAAGGTCACAAAGTACACCGATGAGATGGGCGCTTCAACATCATGGACGTATGACCGCTGGGGGAGGGTATCGAGTGAAACCGGTCCCGGTAGTGTAACCACAACCTACGGGATAGACCGCACGGGCCGGATGACGAGGATGAGCAGGGCCGGTCGTGATGCCGTCACGTTTGACTACGATGATGCCGGACGTCTTACTACAACACACGTTGGTTCGAGCATTGTTACGTCGCGCGAATATGACAATGCCGGATGGTTGTCTGCCATTGCCGATGCGGAGAGTCGCAAAGAACTCTATACAAACAACGCTGACGGATACATTACGAAACATGTTGCCCGCGCCGGAGGAATGACGGAATTCCAACACGATGGACGTGGACTGATCACTGATGTTACCACTCCAACGGGCGGTGCTGAAGCGTTTCGATTTGATGCATCGGGCGATGTGATTGACTATCGTGATGCTTCTCAACGTTTCTCGGCGTTCACATATGGTAGAACAGGCCAGATATCTCGCTGGCAGCATGGTCCGGTCAACACCGTGATGACATATGATACGCTGGGCAGGATCACCTCATGCAGAGATACGGATGGTGGTACTTGGAACTATGCATATAACGCAATGGACTTGGTCACCAAACGAACAGATCCATCGGGTTCTTCAACAACATATGATTACGACCTCCGAGGCAGAGTTCGTTCGATCACCGATGCTCAGGGCGTGGTAACTCTGCTTCGACGCGATAAGCGGGGGAACATCATTGAACAACGTAGGGCTTCAGACCTGCGTCACACATACACATATGATGTGGCTGGACGCCCAACGTCCACTACGCGGTCAACGAGCGCGTATGATGCAACTGGCACGCTCACGCAGACCAATGGTGTTGCGATAACATGGAACACAAATGGTACTATAGCCAGCATCGGCGTAGCACCCGGAAAGAACATCACGTACACCTATGATGCAATGTTCCGTGTTAAGACCATATCAGATTGGACTGGGGCAACGATCACACTTCAGCGCGATGCAAACGGGTCGATCATCGAAACACAACGCTCCGGAGCATTGACCACGCGCTATACGCGCGATGCGTCAGGAGCCTTGACGATGATCGAAGAGAGTCCAACAGTTTCGATGACGATCGCTCGTTTTGCAGATGGTAGGATCTCCTCAATTCAATCGCAAGGATATCTCGATGGACCACCGTTGGATGACGATCGTACACTGACGTATTCCTCGGCAAATACACTCATGTCGCCGATGCATCCTTCAGTAGGTCAGCTCATAACGGATGGATACGATCGAGTTGTTGGTGTCCGCAGCGGGGCCGACTCCACGATTGTTGTTCACAACGACGCACTAGGTGGTCTGACACAGTCGGTTCTGGTGAACGGACAATTGTGGGTAGTACTCTCAACTGCTCAAGACGGATTGTTTGGAATGGTGAATGTTGCCAACGGTGAGCATCGATATTTCCACTATGATGCCAGCGGCAATGTTGTCGCAGTGAGTGATGATAACGGTACCATTGTTTCGCGATTTGCCTATGGTGCGTATGGAGAGCCCCTTGCATCGGATGGTGAGACACAGATCCCGTTTCAGTTTGGAGGTCAGCGTGGCACGTGGACGCCGGGAGCTTCACAATACGTGATGGGTACACGTGTTTACGATGCCACAACAGGAAGATTCACCACTGAAGACCCTGTGGAACAGCTAGACCCACGTGCATTCAACGCTTATGCCTATGCATGGGGCGACCCAGTCAACGCTCATGATGCATCGGGTGCAACGCCCGAAGCAAACCTGCCGGCACCAGACTGGCTCGAGGAGTCACGACGCAACAGTGATCGTGCAATAGCAAAGGCTGCAGCGATCAATGACATCATCCAGGCCGATGAGGCACAACGCGAGTTGGATCGTCAGGCAGAGCGTCGGGCGCGTGAAGTTCGTACTCGGACACGTCCAAGCGCAACACCTAAGCCATCAAAGCCAACAAAAACCAACAACCCACCCCCTCCAACTCCTGCACCGGTACCCACACCACCACCGGCACCTGCGCCCGCACCTGTTCCTGGTGGGAAACGAGCTCCAGCTGGCGGATCCAATCGTGGCAGCTACCTGCCCGATTGGGCGCGAGACATCCTCGAATATTTCATCGTTTTTTAAGGGGCAACCATGAAAACCTTCATCATTCTCATCGCAGTATTCGCCACAACACTAAGTGTTTGGTCTCAGACCTACACCTACGATGCTGCTGGCCGCATTGCCAGTGTTCGATATGCTGGTGGCAAACAAACAACCTATACCTATGACGGTAGAGGCAACATCACCAAGCGTACTACTGCAACGGTGAACAGTGTTAGTGATGAATACGAGGTGGCATCAAAAATCACACTGGCGCCCAATCCCACATCATCAACGATCATGGTACAGCTCGGCAACGTCGTCAGCGGCAACATTCCTCGACTCATCATTACTGATGTTGCCGGGCGCACGGTTGCCGAGCAGGCCATGGCACGAGGTCAGTCATCGTCTACGCTGGATGTTCAACACCTATCATCCGGAATGTACATTGTGACATTCGTTGATGGTATCAATGAACAGAGGAGCCCCTTGCTTATCATGCGATAGGGGGCTTGTTTGAGGGCAGCTCAACCATGGACATCAACCGTGGTGCTGCGCCCCATGCATCGATCATGATCCGAACGCGATCGGCCCATTGGTGTCGGTCGCGTTCGTTCGTATCAACAACATCCGCTCGAAGCAGAATGTTCTTTTGTGTGTGCTCCAGGGAGATGAATTCTTCCAGGCGGGCATCGTAGCCAAGAGCGCGAAGAATGTCACGTCGCACAGAGTCCGTGAGCAGATCACCCAGACGTTCCTTGGTGATCCCGTCATCAAGGAGGGGGCGGGCATAGTCCGGAACCGACTCTTTCCGGAGTTGTTTCTGCACTTCATGGTGACAGCACGGAGCAACGAGCATCCTCTTGGCCTTCATCGCAAGGCCCAGTGCAATTGCTTCATCGGTTGCCGTATCGCATGCATGCAGGGCGATCAGCAGATCACATTCCTGCGTTGGAATAACATCGCCGATGCGAGCACAGGTGAACGTGGCATTTGTCAGACCAAGCTTCTGCGCAACCATTGTACAGTGGTCAACCACGTGTTGATTTGCATCAACGCCAAGCAGATGCACATCGATACCCTCGCGTTGCAGCACATACATCAGCGAGAGCGAGAGGTAGGCCTTGCCACAACCCGCATCAACGATACGGTACGACGTCGTTTCAGAGGTGGTTGGTCGCGCCCGCTTCAAGAGGTGGTTCACCTGACGAAATTTATCGGCCATGGCCGCCTTGATCTTCCCATCCGGTGTTGCCAGATCCAGCGCCACAAGGAGTGCTGCATCATGTTCCGGAGTGAGGATCTTTGGCTTTGTGCGGTCTGCAGCAACACCTTCCCATCGTGAGCGTGAAGGGGGCAGATGTTTCGTAGAGGTTTTTACATCGCCCCCTTTATAGGTCCTAAGGATCTGCAGATCCGCTTCCGGTGTTTGCACCAGGACCTGACGAAAGGTCTTCTCCATCCACGGCATCAGCGCCGACGATGGGTCGCCCACGATCTTCAGCGCCGGATCCGTGAACGCCTGCTTTTCCGTGAATCGTTCAATGCGGATGTTCCACCCCTCTGCCGAATTCACCCCCGACACCACTACCTTCTGCACCTCCGATCCCTTGGGAGGCTTGGAGAAGGTGGCCACAAAGGCCGAGGCAGAGGAGAGGAAAGGAGCGATCATAGGAGCAAAAGTACCTCATGAAATGACTTCACTCGCTACGCTCGTAGTGACAAATGACTGATGACGAATGACCAATGACTGATGACACGAAACGGCACCCCTTCTCAGGATGAGAAGGGGTCGGGGGATGAGCCAAGGAGAAAGCCAACGAGGGGCCTAAGGGGCGAGGCCCCACCTCGCCCGTCCCGTCCTGTGCCTACCCGGAGGTAGGTTGATAACAAGCCCCTTACAAAGAACTTTCTCTGCCGTACTTTCGTGGTTTCGTTCTTCCGTATCACACCGGCATCATGACTTCACGACAGATCAGACAGGCGTTCCTCGACTTCTTTGCAGCACGTGGACATCGCATCGTTCCATCGGCACCGGTGGTTCCGCACGGCGATCCTACGTTGCTCTTTACCAACGCCGGGATGAATCAGTTCAAGGATGTGTTCCTCGGAACGGGGAAACGGGAGTACACACGAGCTGTTGATACGCAGAAATGCATCCGCGTTTCGGGGAAGCACAACGACCTCGAAGAAGTGGGATACGATACGTATCACCACACGCTCTTCGAAATGCTCGGTAACTGGAGCTTCGGAGATTATTTCAAGGAAGAAGCCATCGGGTGGTCGTGGGAGTTTCTTACAAGCGAGCTTCAACTACCTAAGGACCGACTCCACGCTACGGTCTATCGCACTGATGATGAGTCCTACGAGATCTGGAAGAAGTATCTGCCGGAATCGCACATACATCGCTTTGATGAAAAGGACAATTTCTGGGAGATGGGTGATACGGGGCCTTGTGGTCCGTGTACAGAGATCCATTTCGACCGGACGCCGGACCTGAGTGGTGGACCTCTCGTGAACGCCGGTGTGCCGGAAGTGATCGAGATCTGGAACAACGTCTTCATTCAGTACAACCGCACCAGCGATGGTACGCTGGAAGACCTGCCGTCACGTCACGTCGATACAGGCATGGGCTTTGAACGACTCTGCGCCGTGATGCAGAAGAAGGACTCCAACTACGACACGGATGTCTTCCAACCGATCATCGCCTTCACCGAAGACCTTTGTGGCAAGAGCTATCGCACCGAACTCGATCATCCGGATGGCGTAGCAATGCGCGTGATCGCCGATCACATTCGCACACTCTCCTTTGCCATCGCCGACGGAGCCCATCCCGGTAATGAGGGAAGGGGCTATGTACTGCGCCGCATCCTTCGCAGAGCAGCTCGCTACGCCCGCAACCTCGGTCTGACAGAGCCCGTGCTCTGGAAACACGTTGCCATCCTCTGCGAAACAATGGGCGATGTGTTCCCGGAACTCATTGCACGTCGCAGCGTTATCGAACGCATCATCAAGGCCGAAGAAGAGTCCTTCCTCGCAACACTCGATAGGGGGCTCCTACGCTTCGATGCCGTTGATACAACCTCCGGTGTTGTCGGTGGTGCTGATGCGTTTGAGCTATACGACACGTTTGGCTTCCCGTTAGACCTCACGCAACTGATCGCACGTGAGCGTGGACTCACGGTTGACGAAGCCGGATATCTGAAACATCTTGAGGAACAGCGCACACGTTCTCGGGCAGCGCGCAAGAGTCACGCCCAGGAAGCGTCAAAACTTTCTATCGATGCGATGTCACGTTTTGTTGGGTATAACGCCACTGAGACTTCATCAGCGGTTGTTCACGCAGAAGGAAATCTCATCGTGTTGGCAGAAACTCCGTTCTATGTAGAGATGGGCGGTCAGGTAGCAGATACCGGACAGATTGTGATAGGGGGCATTCCCTTCCGCGTGGAAGACGTGCGTAAGCACGGCGACGCTATCGTGCATATCTGCGAGACGGATGTTGATGCAACAATTGGTGATGTTGCTCTAGCTCAGGTTGATGCACCACGTCGTAAAGACATCGAACGCGAACATTCCGTAACGCACTTGCTTCACGAAGCATTGCGCAGAGTGCTCGGATCGCATGTGCAACAAGCGGGGTCGCTGGTTGCGCCGGAGCATCTTCGGTTCGACTTCGCCCACTTCGAACGTATGCGTCCCGATGAGATCCAAGCCGTTGAAGACATGGTCAACGAAAAGATCTTTGAGTCCATTGCAATCCATACAGAAGACATGCCAATTGAAAAGGCACGCACAGTGCCTGGCGTAAAAATGTTCTTTGGTGACAAGTATGGCGATAACGTACGCGTGGTATTCATCGATGAAAAGTTTTCCGTTGAGTTCTGCGGAGGCACACACGTGCAGAACACCAGTGAGATCGGACTCTTCAAGATCCTTGGAGAGAGCAGTGTGGCAAGCGGTGTACGTCGTCTCGAAGCAATTGCCGGACGAAGTATTCCAACATGGCTCAAGGAGCTCGATGCCAAGCGTGACATCATGTCCGATGACATGGCACGTCAGGCAGAACGCATCAAGCAGCTCGAAAAAGAACTCGCCTCTCTCAAGACTGACGAACTCAAGACCCTCATCCCATCGATCGTTTCTTCTGCCGTTTCCGTTGGCGATGTACGTGTAGCATCAGCGCGCGTAACAGTCTCCGATGCAGAACAACTTAAGGACCTCGGAGATGAACTTCGTTCATCGCTCAAGAGCGGTGGCATTGGCCTTCTCGGCTGCGTTCTCGATGACAAGGTCCAGCTCGTCTGTGTTGTTACCGATGACCTCACCAAGACCCACAGCGCCGGCAAACTGATTGGCATCGTTGCCAAGGAACTCGGTGGCGGTGGCGGCGGTAAACCCCACATGGCCACGGCAGGGGGCAGGGACATCGCCAAACTCGACGAAGTCCTCGCAAGCTTCCCTCGTGTAATACAGTAACCCCGTAACCCCGTAACCCCGTAACCCCGTAACTCCGTAACCCCGTAACTCCGTAACTAAGGAACAGACATGGCAAACTCATTCGAAGCAGTCGGCACGATGCACGTCGTGATGGACACGCAGCAGGTGAAGGACACCTTCAAGAAGCGTGAATTTGTGATCGAGATGCAGGATGGCAATTATCCGCAGCACATCAAGTTTCAGGTGACGCAGGATCGTTGTGCCTTGCTCGACAACTTCAAGGTTGGTCAGCAAGTAAAGGTCCTCTTCAACTTGCGGGGTCGCCCCTTCCAAAACCGTGAAGGCCAGACCGTCTACTTCACAAACCTCGAAGCATGGCGCATTGAGCCTGCAACAGGCACAGCCACACCTACAGGTGCAGATTACAGTCAGATCACGCCGGCAAGCGCTGGTGCGAAGGATGACTTTGATGATGTTCCGTTTTAAGGCTTTTTAAGCGGCTTCTTAAAGCGCCTTTGTAAGCGCCTTTGTAAGCGCCTTTGTAAGCGATTTCTACAAGCGCCTTCTACAAGCGTCTTCTCGATAGGGATACATTTGACTACATTGTATTACATTGTATTCAGTTGTAGTCATTTTTCCAAGGAATCATCATGCCATCAACGAGCGTCCGTCTTGATTCTGATCTTGATGCAAAATTGGCTCTTCTTGCGAGCGAGTTGGATCGAAGCAAGAGCTGGATCATTATTCAGGCACTTCGCGAGTATCTGGGCCACGCTGCGGCCGAAAGACATCGATGGGAGCAAACGCGCG encodes:
- a CDS encoding DUF3127 domain-containing protein; this encodes MANSFEAVGTMHVVMDTQQVKDTFKKREFVIEMQDGNYPQHIKFQVTQDRCALLDNFKVGQQVKVLFNLRGRPFQNREGQTVYFTNLEAWRIEPATGTATPTGADYSQITPASAGAKDDFDDVPF
- a CDS encoding ribbon-helix-helix protein, CopG family; translation: MPSTSVRLDSDLDAKLALLASELDRSKSWIIIQALREYLGHAAAERHRWEQTREALESVSKGRVVPAEDVHTWLRSGASDSGTLLPRDSR